DNA sequence from the Coregonus clupeaformis isolate EN_2021a chromosome 30, ASM2061545v1, whole genome shotgun sequence genome:
aactgttttaaagtcaccattggcctcatggtgaaatctctgagtgatttccttcctctccagtaactgagttaggaaggacgcctgtatctttgtactgggtgtattgatacaccatccaaagtgcaatttataacttcaccatgctcaaagggatattcaatgtctgcttttttactaataggtgcccttctttgcgaggcattggaaaacctccctggtctttgtggttgaatctgtgtttgaaatttgctgctcgactgagggacgttacagataattgtatctgttaaacattattattgcacacagagtgagtccatgcaacttatgtgacttgttatgcacatttttactcctgaacttatttaggcttgccataacaaagagtttgaatgcttattgactgaagacatttaagcttttcatttttaaaatgttaccccctttttcaatcttgtctcatcgctgcaactcctcaacaggctcgggaggcgaaggtcgagtcatgcatcctctgaaacatgacccaccaaaccgcggtttttaacacccgcccgcttaacctggaagccagctgcaccaatgtgtcggaggaaacaccgttcaactgacaaccGAGCTCAGCCTGCaagcgcccggcccgccacaaggagtcgctagagcgcgatgagccaaatAAAGcgcccctggccaaaccctcccctaaccaggacaacgctgggccaattgtgcgccgtcctatgggactcccaatcatggccggttgtgatacagcctgggatcgaacccaggtctgtagtgacgcctctagcactgcgatgcagtgccttagaccgctgcgccacttgggaggccctcagcttttcatttttaattcatatgtaaacatttcgaaaaacataattccactttgacattatggggtattgtctgtaggccATTGACAAGAAATctctatttaatctattttaaatttggccagtaacacaacaaaattttgaaaaagtcaaggggtgtggacactttctgaaggcactgtatattatatatattaatatTGTATTGGTAGACTTCAAGTAATGTGTGTTGACTGAAACATATTGAATATGAAATACAGTATTTCATCTTCACCAGCTCATAATGGCATCAGTGTATTCAGTGTGGATATTGTTATCTCCAGATGTCAAGAAGAACCAAGTTCATCACACCAGCTCTTGAAAGCCTGACACAGGAATTCATCACTGATGTCATGGAAGATTTCTGTAGAGATGAGACAGAATGTACAGTATAGTCAATGAGCTTGCTTGTTTAGGTAATTACAAAACACATACTGTATGGAATATCTAGGAATGTTTTGAGACTGATAAAAAAAGGCAGGCTGATGGTGTTCTTAAAGGAAAGATGTCCAGACCTGCACAGCCCAGTCCTTTGGGAAGAGGCATCCTCAGGGACCCTGCAGAGTGCTTCAGTCGTTCGCTCAGAGACTTCTGCACCAGGGCCAGAGTGCAGTCCTGGTGCCACACAGGCAACTCCAGCCCCAACATGCAGCGGCTGATCCGGGCCTTCTCCTCTCCCGTCAGGAGCCCTTTCTGGTGGGCCACGTACACCATGAAGGACATGTCAATGTTCACTGCCTCCCCGTGGAGCAGCGCAGGCAGCACTTTCTGCAATGGAGCATAAAGAGTTTAGTTCCAAAGGTAAAGTTATACTGTATTCACATTTGCCGAATTGTCTCTTCACTTGTCAAAAATGTATCTGATCATTCACACCTTCCCTGATGCCTTCCTCTCCATCCTTTTATATCCTCTCCATAGACCTTTTTTATCGTTCACTAGTATCAACTCAGTGATCATATCTTTACCATTTCTAGCTCAGGGCTGACTAGATGGCCGAAGTCCACCAGTCTGTCCAGGTCATCCTCCCACAGATTGGGAGCCAACTCCTCTAGCATGGTTTCTATGGCAATCCGTGTGGACAAAGAGGCTGCATCCTCCAGGTCACAGCAGCCACTGAACTTGTCACGGGATTGGAAACTGGAGTCCAGCAGGTACCTGCCTTCAGTCTCCAGGAGCTCAAACAGGCCCCTGTGTTTCATCAGAGCCATCTAGAACACAACGGATGATGGCTGATTTATTAGCTCCATACAGAGTTTGGAAGTAAGCCACTATCAATGGGGTGGTTTAGGCTCGTAAAAAGTGCTTAACTTTCTTCATTCATATTTGTAAATTAGTAATAGTGATTAGTAGAGTGTATTAAACATGTAATAGACAGCAAACAAATACAACCACACCTTGCTGTTAAGGGATGTTTGTCCAAAACAACTGTTGTCCAGATATGCCTCGAAATGCACAGCAACAGTCTCAGTCCTTTTAGAAAAGATGACATGCTCAGTTTGTAATGTGTTAGAGAGCTTTCACGTATTTAACCCACATGCATCCTGTACCCATGCTGCGATGATGAGTACCTTTAACATTTCTGCCATTCCATTAGAAACCTGCCTGCGAGGAACAGTTCGGATGAAAGTCCGGTCTAAAAATGTTGCGACCGGGGGTATGTAACTCCCCAGCTTGTTCTTGCCATTGGCAAAGTTGACTCCAGTTTTGGCCCCCACACTGGCATCAATGTAGGAAAGCAGGGTTGTCGGGACACGGATATATGGGGTTCGTCTCCGGTAGAGCGAAGCAGCTAGGCCCACCACATCCAGACACACCCCTCCTCCAATAGCAATGAGGGGCTCAGAGCGCCTGTCTATCCCAAACTTGTGAACCTCCTCCAGAATCCTGGTCACGAGCTCCATGGACTTGTTCTCCTCTGTAGTGGGCAGTGGGAGGATCCTATAGAGAACATTTCTGGCCTCAAAATACCTGGTGACCTGGGAGCCATAGAGCTGATTGACTGTCTCATCGATGACAATGAAGCGTTTGATGGGCTTGGTTTTGCTTCTGAAGGCCTTGAGCTCATCCTGGTCCTCTATATGACCACATAGCAGTGTGTCATTCCCAACATCCAGCAGGTTGTGGCATTGGATCACTCTGTAGGTGAACACAATAGGGCTGACCACTGTCCAGGTGAGGCCATGTTCTGAGGTTCTCTGGAAACTGCATGAGGAGCCAACAGAAATGGTAAGTGATCACAACAACTGTCATAGTGGCAGGTTTGAATGGATTTATAAAGCTTTACTGTTTTCGTCTGGCTTgactatacatactaacccttGCTTTGATGTTGAATCCCTGTATACAAACATCCCCCACCAGGGAGGCCTAGAAGCTATGGCACACTATCTTAGTCAACAACCCACTGGCACACTTCCTAGCACTACCTGTATTGTTGAACTGGCTGAGATTGTTCTAAGAACTTTTTCATGTTTGAAAATTACATGTTCATTCAACAGAAGTGAACTGCTATGGCAGTAAAATGGCACCGAATTATGCCAATCTGTATGCTGGGTTGTTTGAGAAGAATATGATTTTCAGCCCTAACAATCCATTCTTGCGCCATATCAAGCTCTGGAAACGTTTCATTGATGACATTATTCCTTCCATTACAGGGTACAGCAGAGGAACTTCATCAATTCCACTCCATCAATATAAGCAGTGAATATCTAAAATTCACCCTCACATTTGATGCGCATTAAACaagtttctggacattttgataaAGAGGGAGGTGGCTTTAGCACGGCCCTATACAGAAAGCCGACGGACAGGAATTCACTGTTACGCGGAGATAGCTGCACCCTACACCCCTGATAAAAAGCCTCCCTATCAGCTAATACAGTCGCATACGTAGGATCTGTAGTACACAGTGACTATGGCAAACAAGCCGTCTGTCTGGATGAGCGTTTCAGACAACGGAATTATCCAGAGGAATGGCTGCATGACTCAAGGGACCGTTTCAAAGATATGACCCAGGATGACAGCCTCACGCCCAAACCACCCCGCCCCCCTGACCAACGAGTTCAATGCTTCCTTCAATACTCCCCACTTCGCAAACAGTTCGACCATATCATTAAAAAACACTGGCACATCTTGAGCACTGATTCACAACTGGAAAATACTTTTAAAGAACCCCCGCGGGTAGTCTTCTAACGCGCCCCAAACATCAGTGGTGGTGAAGTCTGATTTTCCACCCGTGCCACTTAGCACACTCCTAGACAGTATGCCAGACGGTATTTACAGATGTGGCGGGTGTAGGCCTACACAGTTTAACTTTACGAACAAATGCACAATGTTCAATCACCCTTTCACGGGCAAGGGCATTAAGATTAAGGGCATCATTACGTGTTCCACAAAAAAATGTGGTATACCTGATCAAATGTATTGGTGGTCTATACTGTGTAGGAAAAACAAAACGAGCTCTGAAAACAAGgaaagcagaacacaggagtaATATCAGGACTCCTGACCAGAGAAACCCGTGGCTGCGCATTTCATGGAGGCTCGTCACATCAGCTCTCTGAGATACATTGGTATCGAACATGTTAAGACTCACAGGATGCGGTGAGATATCGACAATCTATTACTGAGAAGATAATTGTATTGGCTTTACAGTTTGTCCGCCATGTCTCCTAAAGCTCTGAACCAAAACACCGTTCTAAAATGCGCACCGCACATGCAAGCGGTTTCATtgacagagatggaaatatcaGTTAGAAAGAGGGGGGatttaaagatgcaacaactatcatgggttgctaatataaTTACGATAATGtctttggctgctagacaattAAAGAATGTTGAAAttaaaccaatagaacaggagaacgcATAATAATAAGTAAGTATTTATCAAAATAATTCCATCCACGTTTCTATGGTtggattttggctataggctactttgaagcaaggtaagacatgcctcatattATGAATtaaaacgtccaggtttcaaacaatgaagGAACAGGAAAACTATAGTGATGCTAATGATAGGCCTAACCAtattctggtagatggaaaggctttcccaaaaaccttctctattaaatgttaactagctacaaagtagcctatgcctacctgtcagaatgatatcatgatgattatttccatcaatccagtggccatttcttttgcaaactccatctcatgtgctacagaaacactgctaatCAAACAAtagtgtagctcaattggtagagcatggcgcttgtaacgccagggtagtgggttcgatccccgggaccacccatgcgtaaaaatgtatgcacacatgactgtaagtcgctttggataaaagcgtctgctaaatggcatattattttccccagacctcaaaagtggtctcctgatgtggtttatgCATTGTTATGAACATAGAACAtaccattttgttgtttttctgaaaAGAACGAAAACCTGGGAAATCTGAAACGTGAATTTCTGTctcaatagtaggcctactattagccTACTGCACAGCACAGCTTGGGGTGGCCTGActgaaagaccaatatgggatcTATCATTTTAGATCATTCAGACCCTTACGAAAAaatattgcagtcagagtgcagtataactgcagtatgctgtagtataactgtagttagagtgcagtatatctgcagtatgctgcaaatactgcatccaaaataacactgtttttttactgcagtaattttgcagtgtaactgatgtacactgcagttattctgcagttactgcgtccaaaataccacagtcgactgcagttactgcacttttactgcagattcaaaactgcaatctttctTTGTAAGGGgagtgtatgtcactgtttccagctacaatagccatttacaacattaacaatgtctacactgtatttctgatcaatttgatgttattttaatggacaaaaaaaaagcttttctttcgaaaacaaggacatttctaagtgaccccaaacttttgaacggtagtgtatgtatacaTTATATTTTCTGTAACTTCTACATGTACCAATCTCATTGATATCAAATTATTAGAGGTACATAAGTTGTTTTTTTAATAGGTCTGTAATTATATCTACGGCCACCGTGCGCCCTGCGCGTTATGGTCATATGGGCGGGTATTCCAACAGTTTCCAacataatcttttttttttttttttactgttgccTAGGTTTTAACTTGGACCGATTTGTATggacagtacctgtcaaaagtttggacacacctactcattcaagggcttttttttatttttactattttctatattgtacaATAAtggtgaatacatcaaaactatgaaataacacatggaaagatgtagtaaccaaaaaagtgttaaacaaatcaaaatatattttatatttgagattcttcaaatagccaccctttgccttgatgacagcttttcacactcttggcattctctcaaccagcttcacctggaatgcttttccaacagtcttgaaggagttcccacatatgctgagcacttgttggctgctttcccttcactctgccgtccgactcatcccaaaccatctcaattgggttgaggtcgggtgattgtggaggccaggtc
Encoded proteins:
- the LOC121545634 gene encoding 2-epi-5-epi-valiolone synthase, with translation MTEPTIYHSVNTQVMQSHENSDSDTSQQTEYSLLQVNGAWNRQTGGQSQKEGRLSAAKIFQRTSEHGLTWTVVSPIVFTYRVIQCHNLLDVGNDTLLCGHIEDQDELKAFRSKTKPIKRFIVIDETVNQLYGSQVTRYFEARNVLYRILPLPTTEENKSMELVTRILEEVHKFGIDRRSEPLIAIGGGVCLDVVGLAASLYRRRTPYIRVPTTLLSYIDASVGAKTGVNFANGKNKLGSYIPPVATFLDRTFIRTVPRRQVSNGMAEMLKMALMKHRGLFELLETEGRYLLDSSFQSRDKFSGCCDLEDAASLSTRIAIETMLEELAPNLWEDDLDRLVDFGHLVSPELEMKVLPALLHGEAVNIDMSFMVYVAHQKGLLTGEEKARISRCMLGLELPVWHQDCTLALVQKSLSERLKHSAGSLRMPLPKGLGCAEIFHDISDEFLCQAFKSWCDELGSS